One window of the bacterium genome contains the following:
- a CDS encoding class I SAM-dependent methyltransferase, which produces MMTGHDEHPRILDLGCGPGKAPGAFGVDRRALPGVDLVHDLAIRPWPIESGAYDRIVIRHVIEHVDDVIGFFDEVHRVAANGATVEIVTPHFSNRCAYLDPTHRHTFSARFLEFVADAPPWRPASRLAVARSWLFEHHHDMAPLGAPGRFAIATRRVTFSRVFRMLGVAWLANAKIDFYEFYLAHLFPARDIEATLSVKKDESGQGAGKEHHP; this is translated from the coding sequence ATGATGACCGGGCACGACGAACATCCGCGTATCCTCGATCTCGGATGCGGGCCGGGCAAGGCGCCGGGCGCGTTCGGCGTCGATCGTCGCGCGCTGCCGGGCGTTGACCTCGTCCACGACCTGGCGATCCGGCCGTGGCCGATCGAATCGGGCGCGTACGACCGCATCGTGATCCGCCACGTGATCGAACACGTGGACGACGTGATCGGCTTTTTCGACGAGGTGCATCGCGTGGCGGCGAACGGCGCGACGGTGGAGATCGTCACGCCGCATTTCTCGAACCGCTGCGCGTATCTGGACCCCACGCACCGCCACACCTTTTCCGCGCGCTTCCTGGAATTCGTGGCCGACGCGCCGCCGTGGCGGCCCGCGTCGCGCCTGGCCGTCGCGCGAAGCTGGCTGTTCGAACATCACCACGACATGGCGCCGCTCGGCGCGCCGGGACGCTTCGCGATTGCGACGCGCCGCGTCACCTTTTCGCGGGTGTTCCGCATGCTTGGCGTCGCATGGCTTGCTAATGCTAAAATCGATTTCTACGAGTTCTATCTCGCGCACCTTTTCCCCGCGCGAGACATCGAGGCGACGCTGTCGGTCAAGAAGGACGAATCGGGCCAAGGCGCCGGCAAGGAACATCACCCGTGA
- a CDS encoding radical SAM protein — translation MSERRTTKGRIKVFSNTTEPGVAGQLRRVAEWRHRPVVELAGAVTRRALRRRDPFRLLEFPQAVHIEITNRCNLACVMCPHPTMEREQGLMSEAMFCRVIDEIARHKLLLENVAIMGLGEPLLHPGFEDFVRIAHEAGIPNLYVSTNGTTLTEKRARRLVADGALGRVIISLDGASKNTYEAIRVGADFDRVMDNTRQLLEIKRELGVRKPVVTLQILAMPQTKDELDEFCAAWEPLLGEGDEVLIKEVDTFGGLVTDVRLDASREPVERYACRMLWKDVSISWDGRVTVCCKDVFYKLAVDTLEGGRTIADIWNSPRWQAYRRMHVNGHWDRMDPCDVCREWYV, via the coding sequence GTGAGCGAACGCAGAACCACGAAAGGCCGCATCAAGGTCTTTTCCAACACCACCGAGCCGGGCGTCGCGGGGCAACTGCGCCGCGTGGCCGAGTGGCGGCACCGCCCCGTCGTGGAGCTTGCCGGCGCCGTGACGCGGCGCGCGCTGCGCCGGCGCGATCCGTTTCGCCTGCTCGAGTTTCCGCAGGCGGTGCACATCGAGATCACCAACCGCTGCAACCTGGCGTGCGTCATGTGCCCGCATCCCACGATGGAGCGCGAGCAGGGCTTGATGAGCGAGGCGATGTTCTGCCGCGTCATCGACGAGATCGCGCGGCACAAGCTGCTGCTCGAGAACGTCGCCATCATGGGCCTTGGCGAGCCGCTGTTGCACCCGGGGTTCGAGGACTTCGTCCGCATCGCGCACGAGGCCGGCATTCCGAATCTCTATGTCAGCACGAACGGCACGACGCTCACCGAAAAGCGCGCGCGGCGCCTTGTGGCCGACGGCGCGCTCGGCCGCGTCATCATCAGCCTGGACGGCGCATCGAAGAACACCTACGAGGCCATCCGCGTCGGCGCGGATTTCGACCGCGTCATGGACAACACGCGGCAGCTCCTCGAGATCAAGCGCGAGCTCGGCGTGCGCAAGCCGGTCGTAACGCTTCAGATTCTCGCCATGCCGCAAACCAAAGACGAACTCGACGAATTCTGCGCGGCGTGGGAGCCCTTGCTTGGCGAAGGCGACGAGGTACTCATCAAGGAAGTCGACACCTTCGGCGGCCTGGTCACCGACGTGCGCCTCGACGCTTCGCGCGAGCCGGTCGAACGATACGCCTGCCGCATGCTGTGGAAGGACGTGTCGATCTCGTGGGACGGGCGCGTCACCGTGTGTTGCAAGGACGTGTTCTACAAGCTCGCGGTCGATACGCTCGAAGGCGGCCGCACGATCGCCGACATCTGGAATTCGCCGCGCTGGCAGGCGTATCGGCGGATGCACGTGAACGGCCACTGGGACCGCATGGACCCGTGCGACGTCTGCCGCGAATGGTACGTGTGA
- a CDS encoding glycosyltransferase family 4 protein, protein MTARHILFVTDAWAPETGGVERVCRELARALVAADRRVTLIARAVAGRPLEETIDGVRVRRYKPATRVTPIVYASHRKQAFLLAQRIIAEDRPDIAHIHLTLSGVGPAAALSAAGIPYVAGFYGPWAKEFRAEVEDRLAQRNVRSLYFRAQMSAQGRMQRGLLAGAAMVVALSDFSLNELAELCPEAVPRAVKIPGGIDPALFHFAPADEVRKRYGVGRKQPLVVTARRLVRRTGVDLFIETIGKLREGGMPTRAIVAGDGPERKALEYHAVRANVANHISFLGAVDDATLADLYRVCDVFVMPTRAQENFGLPVIEAAACGAIVVCTPVGSLPEVMAIVGSPHIAGEASAESLAATLRNVLPNLRENTVAKRQSASDDLGHRYAWERIAERYMEIYDQVAP, encoded by the coding sequence GTGACGGCGCGGCACATCCTTTTCGTCACCGACGCCTGGGCGCCGGAAACGGGCGGCGTCGAACGCGTTTGCCGCGAGCTTGCCCGCGCGCTCGTTGCCGCGGATCGCCGCGTCACGCTGATCGCGCGCGCCGTGGCTGGCCGCCCGCTCGAAGAGACGATCGACGGCGTGCGCGTGCGCCGGTACAAACCCGCGACGCGCGTCACGCCCATCGTGTACGCATCTCACCGCAAGCAGGCGTTCCTGCTTGCGCAACGGATCATCGCCGAGGATCGCCCGGACATCGCGCACATCCATCTGACGCTTTCGGGCGTCGGTCCGGCGGCCGCGCTTTCGGCCGCGGGCATTCCGTACGTGGCGGGATTTTACGGTCCGTGGGCCAAGGAGTTTCGCGCGGAGGTCGAGGACCGGCTCGCCCAGCGTAACGTGCGCTCGCTGTATTTTCGCGCGCAGATGTCCGCGCAGGGGCGCATGCAGCGCGGACTGCTGGCGGGCGCGGCGATGGTCGTCGCGCTCTCGGACTTCAGCCTTAATGAGCTTGCCGAGCTGTGCCCCGAGGCCGTGCCGCGCGCGGTGAAAATCCCCGGCGGCATCGACCCCGCGCTGTTCCACTTCGCGCCCGCGGACGAAGTGCGAAAGCGCTACGGCGTCGGACGCAAGCAGCCGCTTGTCGTCACCGCGCGGCGGCTGGTGCGCCGCACGGGCGTGGACCTGTTCATCGAGACGATCGGCAAGCTGCGCGAGGGCGGCATGCCCACGCGCGCGATCGTCGCGGGCGACGGCCCGGAGCGCAAGGCGCTCGAATACCACGCGGTGCGCGCGAACGTGGCCAACCACATCTCGTTTCTCGGCGCGGTGGACGACGCGACGCTCGCCGACCTGTATCGCGTGTGCGACGTGTTCGTCATGCCGACGCGCGCGCAGGAAAACTTCGGCCTGCCCGTTATCGAGGCCGCGGCGTGCGGCGCGATCGTCGTCTGCACGCCGGTCGGTTCGCTTCCGGAGGTGATGGCGATCGTCGGGTCCCCGCACATCGCCGGCGAGGCGAGCGCCGAATCGCTCGCGGCCACCTTGCGCAACGTGCTGCCGAACCTGCGCGAGAACACGGTCGCCAAACGGCAGTCCGCCTCCGACGACCTTGGCCACCGATACGCGTGGGAGCGCATCGCCGAGCGGTACATGGAAATCTACGATCAGGTCGCGCCGTGA